A stretch of Apostichopus japonicus isolate 1M-3 chromosome 9, ASM3797524v1, whole genome shotgun sequence DNA encodes these proteins:
- the LOC139974299 gene encoding uncharacterized protein produces MENFFKVCLTVLTIWNPFGTEMVIVSAEGRSPGSSYFVFQQPAYPRDCKEVSNTCSSTHNTSAVYLIKPDGYPEPFEAYCNNDLDIGGWTVLQRRRSDSVNFNRSWEDFRNGFGFLGSEFWIGNEKIAYLTNQKRYQLRMDFENVAGETYFVTYDDFRISDEWGKYYISSLGTFAISDESKIEWCPANEIFSNETCERTCDDPDTCISATSRKEKEQCVCVGDYLRQQEQCIPLNQCNCFVDKKGSVLTVGDFYVNPRCTRKSTCRNNQIIKASYQCSVHATCAKRNGVRNCYCNPNYEGDGETCTRRAQDCYDLYVSGTRSDGVYTIYPDGWPSGVRVYCEMESNGGGWTVFQRRSSASVDFYRGWSDYKNGFGNKNHDHWLGNKYIHSLTNQKTYQLRIDLRDSGSSSYYAIYSTFTINNEADKYRLSIESSSSGNAAVENGLDYSNNTQFSTKDQDNDGWSSYDCAERHRGAWWFYKNWDCIREYSASQCRSYCPSFSFCGLFPDGSDNCAFCADSHLNGDYDGSTRGTNIYWYSDTLNSYECSLQYTDMKIRPV; encoded by the exons ATGGagaattttttcaaagtttgtttaactgttttgacgatttggaacccgtttggaacagaaatg GTCATCGTCAGTGCCGAGGGGCGGTCTCCAG gttcttcatactttgtttttcaacaacctgcgtatccgagagattgcaaagaAGTATCAAATACCTGTTCCTCTACCCACAATACATCTGCAGTGTAccttattaaaccagatggctaCCCGGAACCGTTTGAGGCTTACTGTAATAATGATCTTGATattggtggatggacg GTACTACAGCGAAGAAGATCGGATTctgtaaattttaatagaagTTGGGAAGACTTCAGaaatggctttggctttctagggagtgagttttggatcggaaatgagaaaattgcctacttaacaaatcaaaagcggTACCAACTGAGAATGGACTTTGAGAACGTTGCTGGAGAAACTTACTTTGTAACATACGACGATtttcgtatctcagatgaatgggggaaatattatatatcaagtttAGGTACATTCGCAATATCAGATG AATCAAAGATTGAATGGTGTCcagctaatgagatatttagcaatgagacATGTGAGAGGACTTGCGATGACCCTGACACTTGCATCTCGGCTACTTCTCGCAAAGAAAAAGAGCAATGTGTTTGTGTCGGTGATTATCTGAGACAGCAAGAACAATGCATCCCTCTGAATCAATGTAACTGCTTCGTTGATaaaaaaggaagtgtattaacg gttggcgatttttacgtcaatccaagatgtacacgaaaatcaacttgccGAAACAACCAAATTATAaaggcgagttaccagtgtagtgttcacgcaacctgtgctaagaggaacggtgtccgtaattgttactgcaatccaaactacgAAGGAGACGGAGAGACGTGCACAAGACGTGCACAAGATTGCTACGATCTTTATGTGTCCGGTACACGCAGTGATGGCGTTTACACCATTTACCCTGATGGTTGGCCAAGCGGCGTTCGGGtttactgtgagatggaaagtaacggaggaggatggacg GTTTTCCAGCGACGATCGAGCGCCTCCGTTGATTTTTATCGTGGTTGGTCGGACTACAAGAACGGTTTCGGTAATAAAAATCATGACCACTGGCTAGGTAACAAATATATCCACTCTTTGACCAACCAGAAAACGTACCAGCTTCGTATTGATCTAAGGGACTCTGGTTCATCATCGTATTACGCCATTTATTCGACTTTTACCATTAATAATGAGGCAGACAAGTATCGACTATCAATTGAATCAAGCAGTAGTGGAAATGCAG CAGTTGAAAATGGTCTGGATTATAGCAACAATACACAATTCAGTACAAAAGACCAGGACAACGATGGATGGAGCAGCTACGACTGTGCGGAGAGACATCGAGGAGCCTGGTGGTTCTATAAAAACTGGGACTGCATACGTGAATATTCTGCTTCTCAATGTCGGTCTTACTGTCCCAGTTTTAGTTTCTGTGGATTATTTCCCGATGGCAGCGACAATTGCGCTTTTTGCGCTGATTCTCACCTCAACGGAGACTACGACGGCTCAACTCGAGGCACAAACATCTACTGGTATAGTGAT
- the LOC139974296 gene encoding uncharacterized protein isoform X1 produces MEAFFKVCLTVLTIWNSFGTEMIIVSAEVRSSGSSYFVFQQPAYPRDCREVSNACSSTHNTSGVYLIKPDGYPEPFEAYCDNDLDAGGWTVLQRRRLDSVNFNRSWKDFRNGFGFLRSEFWIGNEKIAYLTNQKRYQLRMDFENIDRETYFVTYDDFRISDEWRKYYISSLGTFVISDESKIEWCPANEIFSNETCERTCDDPDTCISATSRTETEQCVCVGDYLRQQEQCIHLNQCNCFVVEKGSVLTEGKYYINSRCTRKSTCRNNQLIIDQSYQCSEHATCDERNGVRKCYCIDGYEGDGVTCTLIPKDCYELYVSGTRSDGVYTIYPDGWPHGIQVYCEMESNGGGWTVFQRRSSASVDFYRGWLDYKNGFGNKNQDHWLGNKYIHSLTNQKTYQLRIDLRDSASSSYYAVYSTFSINNEADKYRLSIGSHSRGNTGYDDLYYSNNKQFSTKDRDNDGWSKYDCAERHRGAWWFYYYYHCREYYSASECRSYCQQSINCELFPDGRDNCAYCAYSHLNGDYDGSTQGTNIYWYTYSDSDTLDSYGCSLQYTDMKIRPV; encoded by the exons ATTATCGTCAGTGCCGAGGTACGGTCTTCAG GTTCTTCATACTTCGTTTTTCAACAACCTGCGTATCCACGAGATTGCAGAGAAGTATCGAATGCATGTTCCTCTACCCACAATACATCTGGAGTGTATCTTATTAAACCAGATGGTTATCCGGAACCGTTTGAGGCTTACTGTGATAATGATCTTGATgctggtggatggacg GTACTACAGCGACGAAGATTGGATTCCGTCAATTTTAATAGAAGTTGGAAAGACTTCAGAAATGGATTTGGCTTTCTAAGGAGTGAGTTTTGgatcggaaatgagaaaattgcatacttaacaaatcaaaaacgGTACCAACTGAGAATGGACTTTGAGAACATTGATAGAGAAACTTACTTTGTAACATACGACGATtttcgtatctcagatgaatggaggaaatattatatatcaagtttAGGTACATTCGTAATATCAGATG AATCAAAGATTGAATGGTGTCcagctaatgagatatttagcaatgagacCTGCGAGAGGACTTGCGATGACCCTGATACTTGCATCTCGGCTACCTCTCGCACAGAAACAGAGCAATGTGTTTGTGTCGGTGATTATCTGAGACAGCAAGAACAATGCATCCATCTGAACCAATGTAACTGCTTCGTTGTAGAAAAAGGAAGTGTTTTAacg GAGGGCAAGtattacatcaattcaagatgtacacgaaaatcaacttgtaggaacaaccagCTTATTATAGATCAGAGTTACCAGTGCAGTGAacacgcaacctgtgatgagaggaacggtgtTCGTAAATGTTATTGTATTGATGGCTACGAAGgagacggagtgacgtgcacatTGATCCCAAAAGATTGCTACGAGCTTTATGTTTCCGGTACACGCAGTGATGGAGTTTACACCATTTACCCTGATGGTTGGCCACACGGCATTCAGGtttactgtgagatggaaagtaacgggggaggatggacg gTTTTCCAGCGACGATCGAGTGCCTCCGTTGACTTTTATCGTGGTTGGTTGGACTACAAGAACGGTTTTGGTAATAAGAATCAAGACCACTGGCTAGGTAACAAATATATCCACTCTCTGACCAACCAGAAAACGTACCAGCTTCGTATTGATCTAAGGGATTCCGCTTCATCATCGTATTACGCCGTCTATTCAACTTTTAGTATTAATAACGAGGCAGACAAGTATCGACTATCAATTGGATCACACAGTAGAGGAAATACAG GTTATGATGATTTGTATTatagcaacaacaaacaattcaGTACAAAAGATCGGGACAACGATGGATGGAGTAAATACGACTGTGCAGAGAGACATCGAGGAGCCTGGTggttctattattattatcactgtaGGGAATATTACTCTGCTTCTGAATGTCGGTCTTACTGTCAGCAGAGTATAAATTGTGAATTATTCCCCGATGGCAGAGACAACTGCGCTTATTGCGCTTATTCTCACCTCAACGGGGACTACGACGGCTCTACTCAAGGAACTAACATCTACTGGTATACTTATAGTGATAGTGATACTTTGGACAGTTACGGATGTAGCCTGCAATACACAGACATGAAAATACGACCGGTGTAG